In a genomic window of Lagopus muta isolate bLagMut1 chromosome 2, bLagMut1 primary, whole genome shotgun sequence:
- the CLN8 gene encoding protein CLN8: MNPTNKDQAFGTIFDWDYLLWEVRLTFLAAGFLIYLGVFLLSHWLSSRMSTTYRALYAKEKVFWNMAVTRGAFGLQSCVAGLWALLIDPVFHADKVHSQQKWSWFNCLIAAGFFLLENVAVHVSNIVFRTFDVFLVVHHLLAFGGLAGLVINVKSGHYLPLMGMLLEMSTPSTCISWMLLKAGCANTFFWKANQWVMIHLFHCRMILTYHMWWVCIFNWNSVVENLGLLHFTVLFSGLFAVTLILNPYWTYKKTQQLLSPTDWNFENKATENGKLNGETSQKKRM; encoded by the exons atGAATCCTACAAATAAAGATCAAGCATTTGGGACCATTTTTGACTGGGACTATCTCTTATGGGAAGTTCGTTTGACATTTTTAGCTGCTGGCTTTTTAATCTACCTGGGAGTATTTCTTCTGTCTCACTGGTTATCCTCCCGGATGAGTACCACTTACCGTGCCTTGTATGCAAAGGAGAAGGTGTTTTGGAATATGGCAGTCACACGTGGTGCGTTTGGACTTCAGAGCTGTGTTGCTGGGTTATGGGCTTTGCTCATAGATCCCGTTTTTCATGCTGACAAGGTGCATTCACAGCAAAAGTGGAGCTGGTTTAATTGTTTAATAGCTGCTGGATTTTTCTTGCTTGAAAATGTAGCTGTTCATGTGTCCAACATCGTTTTTAGAACGTTTGATGTGTTCCTCGTGGTTCATCACTTACTTGCTTTTGGTGGCTTAGCTGGTCTAGTAATCAATGTAAAATCTGGACATTACCTACCTTTGATGGGAATGTTGCTGGAGATGAGTACTCCTTCAACCTGCATTTCCTGGATGCTTCTGAAG GCTGGCTGTGCAAATACCTTTTTCTGGAAGGCAAATCAGTGGGTGATGATCCACCTGTTTCACTGCCGCATGATTCTCACTTACCACATGTGGTGGGTGTGTATTTTCAACTGGAATTCTGTGGTAGAAAACCTGGGACTTCTccattttactgttttattctCTGGATTATTTGCTGTTACATTAATACTTAACCCATACTGGACATACAAAAAaactcagcagctcctcagcccAACTGACTGGAACTTCGAAAATAAAGCgacagaaaatggaaagttAAATGGTGAAACATCCCAAAAGAAGAGGATGTAA